TATTTGCTATATACTCAATATTTGCTATATACCAAACTAGGGAGCCTAACTTGGGAGCTACAAAAGAAGCATTGTTTGCTCCCAATAGGAAACAATCCTGACCAACTACAAATGGCCTGTGGTACAATATTAAACATTACATCTACAgcaagatttaaaaaacaaataaatggtgaataataCTCACAGAGATAGATTCTTACATTAAGGCATATTTTCCCGTTtgactctggggcagatttatcaaaggtcgaagtgaaaattctaattaaaaaaattcaaatttcaagctattttttatgtacttcgactagggaatagtccaaattcaatttgattttgaaaaacatgtaatgtctctttaaaaattcgactccgatcattcgccatctaaaacctgccgaattgctgttttagactaggGGGGACCCCTAGTCTAAATCAAAGTTCTTTTGGagaaactttgaattgaatttgatcgaatacgccATTACTTTGCTTCGTACATTTAGAATTCGATTGAAAATAGACCTATTCCCccggaaaaaaaaacttagattttttttataaatttcaaaaaaaaaaaaaaacccccattacttcgataaaccttgataaatctgcccctaaagtaaAGCAAGTTTACTATAACATACATTTAAGCATCCAGTGGTTCTGCCTTATACTTTCTGAATTTGCTGATTAAGCGCCTTGCTCCCAAATTCAGTACCAAATGCACATACAGAATAAGAGCTATGGCAAATTAAAGTATCGAAGGAAAGTTGAGGATGCTTGGGGTGGCCTATTTTAAATGGCATATGAAtgcaagaaatggaaaaaaagacaaCAGCCTTATGCCATAAGTAACACAAGTAAAGGcccatacacgggtcgataaaactagagtcggcagcttattggcctgtgtgtggggccatccaacgggcttttccaatcgatatctggccgacttCTCGATCGggtaggttaaaggagaactaaaccctaaaaattaatatggccaaaactgccatgttttatatactgaacttattgcaccagcctaaagtttcagcttgtcaatagcagcaatgatccaggacttcaaacttgtcacagggggtcaccatcttggaaagtgtctgtgacactcacatgctcagtgggctctgattggctgttgagaagctaagcttagggctcgttactaattatccagcagaaaatgagcttcccctgtaatataagctgatgcaacaggtttgccgattattaaattctgatgctaattgcactggtttctgtgctgccatgtagtaattatctgtattaattacttatcagccttatattgtgacatttctattctatgtgtactgtatattgtgagtgggtccctaagctcagtaagtgacagcagcacagagcatgtgcagtgaatcagcagaaaagaagatggggagctactggggcatctttggagacacaaatctttactgctaaagggatgtggttgccttgggcttgtacagaagcacaaaacataatgtacaacatttctacctacttctttagtttaactttccttgtcctttaaaaaatccagtcagatcgcggccgcatctgtgcgtttatgcggtcccgcgatccgcccaCCCGTATCGGATGCCTTATGATCCGACCGTTGGGCCcaagatcagatcagcccgatatcgcccccacttcaatgtgggcatatccgggagagattcgctcatttggcgacatcgccaaacgagcggatctctacgtttatggccatcttaactcaaTGTTGCTACAGGATTAAGTAAGGATAAATAAACTGCACATAAAAAAGATGCACACTACACTCTCATACTTTATTTTACGGTGTCTGCGCTAGGGTTAGAGAGTCAAAACACTCAGAAATAGAATATGTTACAGCTGAAGCACGTGATGTGGACGCTAGTGCATTGTTCGGACGGCTGTTGATTTGATGCTGTGGATCGCACTTACCTCGCTATTTCTGCAATTTCCACAGACTGGGCCATAAAGTTGTTATAAACTTCCTGCTCAACCTCGTCCTCATCCTGCCGACTGGACTTGTGATGTCGAGAGACACTGCTTGACCTTGAAGTCTGAGTGGCTGTTGAAGCACGGGAGGGTTTGTGTTTAGGAGTGCTGTGATTTGAGCCACACTCCTCCTCAGATGTAGAAACATAATCTGATCCCTGCTGCCTCCTTCGTGAAGCTTATAAAATGaattggttttagagaaagagaACGTTATATGATCAATGAAAGGCTTGATTGTGCCCCAGTAACCAAGACAGAGTGGTGGGATTCTGTGCATGTTTAATATACTGTGGTTTAATGAATTAATTAGATGGAAACTAtgacaaaaatgaaaaagttaatataagcttcatctcatgcAAATaagaatatttctaaatataacagggatgcaccgaatccactattttggattgggccgaaccaccgaatccttcgcgaacgATTCGGCCAAAtaatgaaccaaatcctaatttgcatatgcaaattaagggtgggaaggggaacacgttttttactttcttgttttgtgaccgAAAAGTTAAACGATTTCtctaccacccctaatttgcatatgcaaattaggatttggttcggccgggcagaagaattcggcctaatcctgctgaataaAGGCTGAattttggattcggtgcatccctaaaatataattattgaaGAATTCTATACGGCTTCTGCAATTATTTCGAATGCGCCTCTCTACATACAGGTGTTGGAGTCAGATATTGATCGACAGTTAGGTCGAATACATTGGTGTGACCTCCATTTGCCTAGACAATGTAGTCAGCTAACTGTTTCAATACAACGGATTCCGGCACAAAGCTGCATATAGAGAAACTACTgcgattgggggggggggataatgaacattaacttgattattttagatacggtatataatgtttaaagaggtagttcaccttaacttttagtattatatagtCTTCATTTTGgtcaaattggtcttcattttgcattatttgtggtttttaagtaatcgttttgttcagcagttctttaGTTTGAAATTAGGATCTATCCGGTTGCTTGGAttctatttaccctagcaaccatgcagtggtttttaatggaatataaataggagaggacatgaataggaacatgaacaataaaaaataacaataaaattttagatttacagagcaatcgttttttggctgaaggatcggtgacccccatttgaaagaggcagaagagaaaggcaaataattaaagggatactgtcatgggaaaaaaaaaatttcaaattgaatcagttaatagtgctgctccagcagaattctgcactgaaatccgtttctcaaaagagcaaacagatttttttatatttaattttgaaatctgacatggggctagacatattgtcaatttcccagctgccccaagtgatgctggagcagcactattaactgattcattttgaaaaaaatgtttttccccatgacagtatccctttaaactataagaagtaaataatgaagaaaaagttCACGAATAGCACATtctaaaatatacaggtataggacctgtttttcagaatgcttgggacctggggttttccagataatggatctttccataatttggatcttcataacttaagtctagaaaatcatgtaaacattaaataaacccaataggctggttttgcttccaataaggattaattatatcttagttgggatcaagtacaagctacagttttattattatggagaaaaaggaaatgtttttttttttttaaatgttggattacttagataaaacagagtctatgggagacagccattccataattctgagctttccggataacgggtttcggataacagatcccataccggtaccagtgtcggactggcccggcgggaaaccgggaaaaaacccggtgggccccgaccctcgtgggcccccgccgggccagaacccttctctagaTATTTCAGAtcgcggaaaaaatgtttttttccggcgatgcgcagcgccgcagCGCATGCACGCCGAACgccggcgctgttgcgcatgcacgCCGAACgccggcgctgttgcgcatgcgcgccgaacgccggcgctgttgcgcatgcgcgccaatcGCCGGTGTTGCTGGGCCGACATATTTTAGTAGGGGtgcagggggccggaggggggcccctggacagcagtcccggtgggccccgggccccccagtccgaccctgaccggtactaaaagttaactgaaagttgaAGTCCCCATTTTAACTGTGTACATTTACAAAGTTCCACAATTTCcttgagatgaagcttatatcaaattttacatttacacggtaatttccctttaagctgtgtacttgtataatatatatagtgaataaagtacccccacttgtaaaatataaggatattataagttaccgaggagtttcatgaccatataaagacacgaggccgaaggccgagtgtttttatacaggtcatggaactccgaggtaacttctaatatcctcatattttgcaacagggggtactttatttattataatacacaagtttcagtgagtcatgtgacagaaatgacatcagaactcaccgtttataactgatgacatcagaactcactgtttataaggatataatttacaggatattcatggctttgtgtattatatgtaaatttattttaaaaaaaaaaaagagcacagaataccttaaaaaggaaaatgtgatcaaagaatcattttaaaatagatttttttttttaaaaaaaaaaagcacccatGAAATGAGTCAGGCTTAAAGAAAATAAACTACAAGCGAGTCGTTTATAGTCTGCTTTCTTAACTACTTATctaatgtatatttttacattcctgGGTTGCTCTATGATCTATTTGTTGTCTGGCATCATGCAGCATGGTAATTAAATAGCCCTGGTAGACCAGGGGTTAAACTATCTGGCTAGACAAAAGCAGCAGGAGACAGTACTTCTTATACTCCTATCATTCCCAGCACACTCTTAATTAGAACTATTGTTATAGATGATTAAAGATGTAAACATAATGCTAAACAtatagaggtatatttatcaaaggccggaAATAAAGTAAAGAAAGTATTTTGTGATTCATCAGGGTTGGGACTGTGTTAACAGCTTTGCTTCTAATGAAACCAACGCCATTTCTGCCTCTTTgattataagggcagagacacgcgctcagattcagggagattagtcgcccagcgacaaatcttctcttcttcggggcgacttatctccccaaactgcctcccgccggcgggaaggcaatcGGTGTTCTTAGTTTCCCGAAGtcgctcacgaggaaactttgtgcgtCTTGAAAACGAAgcacttcgagtgccatcccgcaggtgatTTAGAGTCTAGCCAACGgaaagacagttcggggagattaatcgcccggcgacaaatctcctcttcttctgggcgactaatctccccaaactgcctcccgtcggggTGAAGGCAATCGGTGTGCTTTGtttcccgaagtcgcctgaaggtgcctcacgaggaaacttcaggcgactttggaaaacgaagcactccgagtgccatcctgcaggtgatttagattctagccaacgggaagacagttcggggagattaatcgcccagaagaagaggcgatttatcgccaggagactaaatctccccgaatattagtgtgtgtctctgcccttagagtggTGCtagacgaggctactgggggagattaattgcccagcgacaaatcacctcttcttcgggcgactaatctcccctaaatgccttcccgccggctagaatgtaaattgctggcgggatggcatgtGGAACGCATCggtttctgaagttgcctcacgaggagacttcgggcaactttggaaagccgaatcgattcgagtgccatcccaccagctatttacattctagccggcaggaaggcatttgggggagattagtcgcctgaagaagaggcgatttgtcgctgggcaattaatctcccgcagtagccacgtctgccatcACCCTAATACAGATCTGGGGAGTTTCCCTCTTTAGAAGTGTATTGAGCTTTATTTTCAAAGTGGCCATTTAAGTCTTTCACTACAAGAAGGTATTCAGCTTAGCATGTCAAAATATCAGGTAAAACGGATAATGAGCTTTaatctcaatataaaaaaaatattttagcataTAAGCAAAGTCCCCTTTAGTTATGCAGACTGCATATTTGAATAGACAGTTGATTCACCTCATCAGGATCAACCATTTCTATTTATCCCCAAGCTGCAGGACTGAACTGCATTGGACACAATTTAAAAATACCTGGTTTGGAAGAAATGAGCTTGCTAGACCACTCCTTTAAAGCACATACTGCATGGCACGTTAGTCATTTGTATTTTAGTAACGGACACTGTAATTACACCTAAAagtccattttatttttagttatcctttaagccgAACTTGTTTTTCTATGGATACTCCTTTTAAGTTGATTTTATTCATTTCATGGATTTTTCGTTTCTTTTGCTGAATTATTGCAattgtcagaattttttttatggtcaagtagcatttactgcttTTTCATCTATGATTAAAGGTCGCAAGATTTACATCAAAAGAAACAACGTTTTTAACAGAAAGAAGAGacttaatatagtaatataatctCAGTCTAAGGGGTGAAAGAAGAACTGCATTCGTTAGggacagagaaagaaaaaataacaagtgttctatagaataaaataatgttaataaactacaataaatctgaatgaaaaccaattcattTGAAAaacttagtttaaaaaaaaaaaaatgcactttttgacttaaaatgcccccccccccattttaaaaaaaaatcagttcaggAAAAAGGAGTGTGGTTATAATTCTTCTTTCAAATCAGAGCAATTTATATACACATTGTAGGAAACTAGCTAACATTTTAAGCTTAACACAATATAATTATGTTAATTAACACCACACAATTGTTTATGTTAGTCTACATTGACACCCCAATAtttaaacgaaaaaaaaaatatacatttttttttttttaaacaaaggcgCTTCATCTTTCAACACTCTAATGATCAAGGCCTGTGCCTTAATAGGGAAATTCATAAATATACTAACATGTAAGGTTTAGCAATCAAAACACCAGATGTGCCGTAGTAgaattataataaaagtaattctaGAAGCCTGTAGTAACAGAAGATATCTGAAATGTTCAGGCTTCATATTGTCATATCTCTCAGTAGCACTTAGAAGCCTTAATAGAAGTGAGTGGAATTTTGGGAGCGGTAAGAAACGtcaataaaaacagaataacCAATTAaactgtacttttatatatttattgagacTATTGAGACAATGTAATAAATAGGCAGATTCAataacccatagccaccaatcaaATCCTTGCTTTCAAACAACTGACCAGTAAAAGGTGAAAaatggtcgctatgggttactatacTATTTTTTTTGCACCTAGTATTACACTGCACCCCAGATCCCATGAATGTACCCAAACCTTCAACCCAAACCCTGTGTCGTCCCTGGTGGCCTGTAATGGTAGTCACTTTAGAAGCGGATCAACCAGGTTGGAGGGGGAATCAAGCCTCCAATAAGCGGAGTAACCAAGCAGGGTACCCGGGACCACCCACATGTTCTGGAAATCTTAAGTCTTTCGGcccaaaacccaaccactttgcaggtattccgcAGTAACCCGCATGTAACCAACCCGTTGAAGGACTCTAACATGGGTCCCCAATATGATATAAAGTAGCAGAACGATATTAACACTATAACTCAAAATCAAATAGCATTGTAATAAAATGGATTGCCCATACTTTACAGCTGTATAATGTATGTTACCCTTAATATATGCTATGTTCATTATTAGGCAAATAACAATGTAAGCAATAGAAGGAAAGCAAACTGTATATTAATAGCAACAACTTACTTGAAGAAGAGGAGTACTTGACACTGCTTGAGCGAGCTTTTGATGGAGTTTGCTTCTGTGTAGGTGCTACAGGTTTCTTGGGAGGTTGTTTGCTTTCTGCCACAGCTGGTTTTCTACTTGTATAACTTTGGTCTACGCTACGTCCTGAAAACATCGCTCTCACTGAAGAATACGTTTCAGAGTCACTTGGAACATTAAATGAACCAGCACGTTTTCTTGGCATTGCAAGAATGTCTAGACGAGATGGCTTTTTAGGTTCTGTAGAACTTTTAGCAGAAGAGGAGTTGGCAGAAGATGTTCCTGGACTTATATTTGATCTTTCTCCATCAGCACATTCATTGTCAGATGATTCGCCTAGACGAGCACGACGCAGTTTTGAGGCTCGTGTAGGCCTCGGAGTTGATAAACTGTTAGAACGTGTAAGAGCCTGCTGAACTTTTTGTGCATTTGATGATCTACTGGAGTCCTCTTTGCAAGTCTGACCAATTGGTTTTCTCCGTGAAATATGCCTTGAAGAAGAATTTTCATAGTCAGATGAAACAGTTTCTGAGACTGGCATATAGGGAAGACTAGAACTTCTTTCTTCATCTGTGAAGTCTAATGAGCCACGTGCTCCCGTGCTACGTGTCATCCCTACCCGTTTGGTTATGCTCCTGGTTCCAGCATCAGCAGGAACTGTTCTTCGTTTCTCAGAAAGACGTTCTCGAGCACTTGATTGACAATACTGCTCTTGTATAGAAGATGTGGAGGAGGACTTTTCCTTCTGAAGGTTGACAATTCTGTTTTGCTGAGAATGGATTGGTGCATTTTTATCACTGACTAGACTAACTGTGCTGGCAGTATCCACATCAGATTCTCCCGACAAGGAGTCATCACGTAAGGAAGGAGTATTTTCTAATTCATCAAGGTGGGACTGTGTAAACAGCTTTGCTTCTAACGCAGCCAACGCCGTTTCTGTCTCTTTGAGTATTAAACGTGTCTCTTGACTGTAATCATGACTTGATTTTGTAACACTTAAATCTTTAAGCAATGGATGAGTTGAAATATGTGGAAGCTTATTTGGGGAAACGTTGCTACTGGACTTCTCTTTGGTAAAGCTTTCTTGCCTTACAAATGAAAGAGGGTCTTTTGCAGAGCCATTCTCTTTCTTGTGAAACTGATTAACTAATCTTTCTGCACTTGGAGTCTCCACATTTGAATGTACATTAGCTTTCAGGTTAATGTGGCTTTCGTGGTTCTTAACTACATCTTTAGAGGACAATCCAGAGGTTGTTTGTTTAAGGCTTCCCATATCATCATTTCCAACATAAAAACAAGTTGATTTCTTTTCACTAGAAGATACTAAAGTCCTTTGAACAGATGATTCCCTACTATGAGGCTCCTCTCCCTTCCATCCATTTCTATAAATTTTAGAAGCCTTGGCAGACTTCCTTACTGACAGGACACCATCATCAGACCTGCTTGTATCACTAAGGCTGTCTGGATCCAATTCCTCCTGAACTAATAATAAACTGCTATTTTCTGCAGAAATTCCTTTTTCTGGTTCTTCCACATGCTTCCTTTGAGATTCAGCTGAAAAAGATTCTTGGCAAACAAAAATTGTTGGCATTACATTTTCAGGAGGGAGTTGTGGAAGGAGTCGTCTTGTTCTTGATGGCACCGTGGGATCTGCTTCTCCTTGGACCTCTATACGCTCAATAACATCTTCTGCAATGCAAGGgtctaattaattttaatttcattatGGCTGTCAAATACACCAAACAGAACCACATGCACATTTTCACATTATGATGCATCTACCTCTGTCATTTGAAATCATACAAGTATTGAAACTTTAACCTTGTATATGTAATCATTGTAATAAGAGGTCTCTGAACAATGGGGATGAGCTAATAATTCATAATTATACAATATTAAATCAACTTAGACTAAATCTTTTTGCTTTGATCCAATTcagataataaaaacaaaatttgttGCAAAAATATGTATGGGGTTTTGTGGATCCTGACTAACCCCGACTGATTTGAATCAATAATGGAAACAATTAATTGGCTTAACTGACATTAATGGTTCTGATTCAGTTCAGCCACAttaaaatcctgcaaaaaaagaaaaaaaaagtagagatTGGCAAAATTCCAAACCGATTTGGGATTTCGTGCACCTCCCGCTTTAAATATTTTGTGAGATTTCATACACCTCCCACTTTAAATATTTAGTGAattggagcaatttttttttcatttttattactgtaGCTAAAGTATATCCTCAACATCAATTCAAATCTACAGTACAACTACTTTTTTTGAAAACTATGAGAAATGACATCAGATTTGGGCTATTGTATTTACCATCATCTGCAATAAAGCCCTGCTTCTGACTGTCCGAAGGAGATGTTGGCGATGCATCAGGATAACTGTCAGCGAGACTTGCCCAGCGGGAAACCCATTTCTGACCTGATTTGGAGCTGGAGCCAGGTCTTTCAATCTGCAGATGTTATAGTACAAACAATTTAAATTCAGTAATTTACATTTGGCAAAATCATAGCTCATTGAAAGGAATAGGAGTGCATTCAGTAACACTGAAACATACCAAGGGTTCAGCCTGAAGTCCATTACTTAATTTTATCGGTGGAGTTGACAATGACATTATTGGCTTGTGGGTCATGCTTGGTTCACTCCCAAGATGTTCctcttttcctttattaatgACTGGCCTATAAACTGTGGATGAAATCTTGGAATACTCATCAGGTTCAAAAACTCCAAAGACCTAAATACAAATGTAAGTGTTAAGATATATGTAGCCAAATATTTAAGTTCAAAAAACTGAGCTTTAAAGCAAAACACTAgccaaagacaaaataaaaaaaatacacaccacAATCTGTTTAACAGAGCTTGTGCTATACAATATATAAGAATGCTGCTGGAGGCTAAGGATCCAGATATAGCCCTAAAAGGCCTAAAAAGCTCTTAGTGTATAACATAATCTTAATGGGTTTCcatcacgggaaaacatgttttttccaaaacacaccagttgatagggctgctacagcagaattctgtactgaaatcagtttttcaaaagagcaaacagatttttatatatttaattttaaaatctgacactgggctacacattgtcagtttcccaggtgcctccgttatgtgacttgtgctctgataaacttgtcactctttactgctgcaatgcaagttggagtgatatcatcgcCCTCCCTTTCAGCCCAGCAGCCTAGCAATAGAACAATGGGTAGGttgcagataacagctccctggtagatctaagtacagcactcaatagtcccactgcaactcctccagttacactgagtaaaGGGCACAATTTCatgcctgaaagcagttctatcatgaagtgctggctcttgctTAAAGCACAGGATCATATActtcttggttcaggaattaaattttatatggtagtgtgaattatgtaaacaatgtaatttagaaataaatcatgACGGAGTCCCTTTAACATAATAACACAGTATTCCCCTTTAGTAGGCAAATTATGATTTTGACTTATTCTGCAAGTTACAACCCTGCATTGCAAAATGCTATCTGGTTATTGTGGCCCAAGAggcatatgcaaatatggggcggggagggaaatcgcgtgactttttgtcacaaaacaaggaagtaaaaaatgttttccccttcccactcctaatttgcatatgcagattcggttcggtattgggccaaatctttagtgaaggattcgtcaatacaaaatagtggattcggtgcatccctacttttctgAATTCCAATTGGCTTCCAGGTGAAAATGTTAGCCCAAAGCAATTAAACCCAAGCAACCAGACAGCAATTTAAATTCCAAACCTGAAGCGCTGCAgaacagaaaattaaaatatatatcaaatactacattctactgtctaccaaataTTACAAATCGTTttaagtgaacaaccctttaagtttataaagcatttcatcagttcatatttttttgtacttGGAAACAATGGAAACCAGTTTATATGTCACTACAGCCAAGCTAACTAGATAACACTTCAATGCTTGCAAACAGAAACAACATCACGTCAAAATGAGCCCCTGGGGTTTTTCTCAGCATTATACCCAGTTCATAATGTATTTCTCTCTCTGTTACCCTTTAGTTTAGTATTTCAGCATTTTAGTATTTTACCTGGTCTATCATTTTCCTCGCTTGTTCGACTTCTCTATCCTGCGTCTCTGTTTCTATTGTATATGTTCCAGCATCACTCAAGTTGTCCTCTTCTTCATTCTTAATTGTCTCTGATCTTACATCAGATGTCACTGGCATAGTTTGTGCTTGGCTTGAGATTTGCACTTGTGAGGCTGGTTGCTGTAATATTGATGCAGACAAAGGCAAGGTCATTGGTTTTTCTGCTGCCTGTTTAACTACTTCTGCTTGTTCATGCATATATTCAGCAGCAAATTCTTGGGCAAGCTTTGATTTCTTCCCAACACTTCCATAGTTCTTCCCTGGTAACCTTGCTGTTGTAGGAGCAGACGCTATGCGGTCTTCCGTTTTTTCTCGCCTGAAAGAATTCGATCTTTGTGGAAATGAAGGGCTTGACAGTGATTTTGATGCTGGTGCAGTTGAGCCTGTTCCATTAGTCGATACTTTTTCAACATGTACCGTACCCTTTCGCTTGTCAACTTTAGCTTTAAGGATTGGATCTGTATCATTTGGAGGGGAGTTAGAATTGTGTGTAAAAGACTGGGATCGTTTCTTCCTAGGAGCATCATCATCAAAAAACTCTATGACAAACGCCTGCTGACTGTGAAGCAATTCTTCAGGTTCGCGATTGAACTGCCGCTGATGCTGTGGGTGATCAGCTGTTCCAGTTTCTTGCTCAGGTTTGGTCACCAAGGGGTCTTCTGAATCACTCTGTGT
This Xenopus laevis strain J_2021 chromosome 8S, Xenopus_laevis_v10.1, whole genome shotgun sequence DNA region includes the following protein-coding sequences:
- the cep170b.S gene encoding centrosomal protein of 170 kDa protein B (The RefSeq protein has 10 substitutions, 1 non-frameshifting indel and aligns at 99% coverage compared to this genomic sequence) encodes the protein MSVTSWFLVSSSGTRHRLPREMIFVGREDCELMLRSRSVDKQHAVINYDSDKDEHRVKDLGSLNGTFINDVRIPDQKYITLKLNDNIRFGYDINTYVLEQIQHQVPEEALKYCDPPVIAFEQIPASSDKHEKYTSHLQMCSKTSAVREDQFKEQGAHMDSSQAKQEKVDKKSATDVPAYRTPLYGQPSWWGEDDDNKLGKEGRSQDEHYSERPKDMTQHEEEVSDNMGYRDSPDQCMYPFRREPSYFEIPTKDFQQPVKPPETQVYEIPTKDTDTVPPVTPPVMQSHASFTIEFDDCKPGKIKIKDHVTKPSMRQRKTAGKEPGPTEMVSAESKVADWLVHNDPSLIRRPSPGEDVYSTKSDLPIHNRTLKGNKHEDGTQSDSEDPLVTKPEQETGTADHPQHQRQFNREPEELLHSQQAFVIEFFDDDAPRKKRSQSFTHNSNSPPNDTDPILKAKVDKRKGTVHVEKVSTNGTGSTAPASKSLSSPSFPQRSNSFRREKTEDRIASTPITARLPGKNYGSVGKKSKLAQEFAAEYMHEQAEVVKQAAEKPMTLPLSASILQQPASQVQISSQVQAMPVTSDVRSETIKNEEEDNLSDAGTYTIETETQDREVEQARKMIDQVFGVFEPDEYSKISSTVYRPVINKGKEEHLGSEPSMTHKPIMSLSTPPIKLSNGLQAEPLIERPGSSSKSGQKWVSRWASLADSYPDASPTSPSDSQKQGFIADDEDVIERIEVQGEADPTVPSRTRRLLPQLPPENVMPTIFVCQESFSAESQRKHVEEPEKGISAENSSLLLVQEELDPDSLSDTSRSDDGVLSVRKSAKASKIYRNGWKGEEPHSRESSVQRTLVSSSEKKSTCFYVGNDDMGSLKQTTSGLSSKDVVKNHESHINLKANVHSNVETPSAERLVNQFHKKENGSAKDPLSFVRQESFTKEKSSSNVSPNKLPHISTHPLLKDLSVTKSSHDYSQETRLILKETETALAALEAKLFTQSHLDELENTPSLRDDSLSGESDVDTASTVSLVSDKNAPIHSQQNRIVNLQKEKSSSTSSIQEQYCQSSARERLSEKRRTVPADAGTRSITKRVGMTRSTGARGSLDFTDEERSSSLPYMPVSETVSSDYENSSSRHISRRKPIGQTCKEDSSRSSNAQKVQQALTRSNSLSTPRPTRASKLRRARLGESSDNECADGERSNISPGTSSANSSSAKSSTEPKKPSRLDILAMPRKRAGSFNVPSDSETYSSVKAMFSGRSVDQTYTSRKPAVAESKQPPKKPVAPTQKQTPSKARSSSVKYSSSSTTQTSRSSSVSRHHKSSRQDEDEVEQEVYNNFMAQSVEIAEIARLSQTLVKDVASLAREIHDVAGDGDSQSSSGTGQSTSISSVPNTPASTISAREETIKRPLQRTRPLQLVHHIPEASLNYQKIPPGSTGLEDFDQNMNDSREDPSKRRARNIEEVIFDNLMLNPVSQLSHTICSDTEVLTEKMKVLFQNTEKNWEEIEAKINSENEVPILKTSNKEISSILKELRRVQKQLEVINAIIDRSGNPEDTASNKKTSSTLLTSNALPRTTNNSAARTQSQTPGHLRNYIHKSSSSSSRSPGSSFSRDDEETYIV